One window of the Desulfobacterales bacterium genome contains the following:
- a CDS encoding ABC transporter ATP-binding protein, translating to MKNDNVAHPILEVKNLTKDFGGLRALDSLNLEVFQGEIVALIGPNGAGKTTFFNCITGMYPLTSGEMLITPPGKKLKKINNLKPNQVTAQGLARTFQNIRLFPNMTVLENVMIGRHCRMSAGIMGAVFRPQSTIAEEKQVVADSYSILEKIGLTKFVNEFAKNLPYGAQRRLEIARALATDPFILLLDEPAAGMNPLETRELDLLIVRLRDQEGVSILLIEHDMKLVMSLSDRIVVMDYGKKIAQGTPREIKNNPAVIKAYLGDESDA from the coding sequence ATGAAAAACGATAATGTTGCACATCCCATATTGGAAGTTAAAAACCTGACCAAGGATTTCGGCGGCCTACGGGCCCTGGACAGCCTGAACCTCGAGGTTTTTCAGGGTGAAATCGTTGCCCTGATCGGCCCCAACGGCGCCGGCAAAACCACGTTTTTTAACTGCATCACCGGCATGTACCCCCTCACCAGCGGCGAAATGCTGATCACGCCTCCGGGGAAAAAGCTAAAAAAAATAAACAACTTAAAACCCAACCAGGTCACCGCCCAGGGACTGGCCCGCACCTTTCAGAATATCCGCCTGTTTCCCAACATGACGGTCCTTGAAAACGTCATGATCGGCCGCCACTGCCGAATGTCCGCAGGGATTATGGGCGCTGTTTTCAGGCCCCAATCGACGATTGCGGAAGAAAAACAGGTTGTGGCCGACAGCTACAGCATCCTTGAAAAAATCGGGCTGACAAAATTTGTAAATGAATTTGCCAAAAATCTGCCCTACGGCGCCCAGCGGCGCCTTGAAATCGCCCGGGCGCTGGCCACCGATCCGTTTATTCTGCTGCTGGATGAACCGGCCGCCGGCATGAACCCCCTGGAAACAAGGGAGCTGGACCTGCTGATTGTGCGGCTGCGGGATCAGGAGGGCGTCTCCATCCTTTTAATCGAACACGACATGAAACTGGTAATGAGCCTGTCGGACCGAATCGTTGTCATGGACTACGGCAAAAAAATCGCCCAGGGTACGCCCCGGGAGATCAAAAACAATCCGGCGGTCATCAAGGCTTATCTCGGAGACGAATCCGATGCTTGA
- the radC gene encoding DNA repair protein RadC: MKKIKDIPISDRPREKLQQKGAAALSDQELLAILLGSGTKTHDVMTLSNRILKVMDKTSASPTLKELQSIEGVGPAKATLIAAAFEFARRRIRPEGLKISFPPDVLPLIRHIADRKQEHFLCVSLNGANEVIATRTVSVGLVNKTQVHPREVFADPITDRASAVIVAHNHPTGNLTPSKDDVEITKELKRAGETLGIKLLDHIIFSHKGYYSFLEKNEL, translated from the coding sequence ATGAAGAAAATAAAAGACATACCAATATCCGACCGACCGCGTGAAAAACTTCAGCAAAAAGGGGCTGCGGCATTATCCGATCAGGAACTGCTCGCCATCCTTTTGGGCAGCGGCACTAAAACGCATGATGTCATGACCCTGTCCAATCGTATTCTGAAGGTTATGGACAAAACCAGCGCCAGTCCCACTCTTAAAGAACTTCAGAGCATCGAGGGCGTCGGTCCGGCCAAGGCCACCCTTATTGCCGCAGCTTTTGAATTTGCCCGCCGGCGCATTCGTCCGGAAGGGTTAAAAATATCCTTCCCTCCGGATGTCTTGCCGCTGATCCGTCACATAGCCGACCGCAAACAGGAGCACTTCCTCTGTGTTTCCCTCAACGGCGCCAACGAGGTCATTGCCACCCGCACTGTTTCCGTGGGCCTGGTCAATAAAACCCAGGTGCATCCCCGCGAGGTGTTTGCCGATCCCATCACCGACCGGGCGTCCGCCGTCATCGTGGCCCACAACCACCCCACCGGCAACCTGACCCCCAGTAAAGATGATGTTGAAATCACGAAGGAACTGAAGCGAGCCGGTGAAACCCTGGGCATCAAACTGCTTGACCACATCATTTTCAGCCATAAGGGGTATTATAGTTTTTTGGAAAAAAATGAACTTTGA
- a CDS encoding restriction endonuclease subunit S: LTTKTDDAKKYFFANASQTVNLASINMTTLANVPVPIPPFEEQNEIVRRVEALFKTADQVEARYKKAKSQVDKLTQSILAKAFRGELVPQDPNDEPASELLKRIKAEKAKTIAESKTIKMTKKTTRRRKSSGSL, from the coding sequence GCTAACCACAAAGACCGATGATGCAAAAAAATATTTTTTCGCAAACGCGAGTCAAACAGTAAATCTTGCTTCAATTAATATGACAACCCTTGCTAATGTTCCAGTTCCTATTCCTCCATTTGAAGAACAAAACGAAATCGTCCGCCGGGTGGAAGCCCTTTTCAAAACCGCTGATCAGGTGGAAGCCCGGTATAAAAAAGCCAAATCCCAGGTGGACAAACTTACGCAGTCGATCCTTGCCAAAGCCTTTCGCGGCGAGTTGGTGCCCCAGGACCCCAATGACGAACCGGCCTCGGAGCTCCTGAAACGGATTAAAGCGGAAAAAGCGAAAACAATCGCTGAAAGCAAGACTATAAAAATGACAAAAAAGACAACCCGGCGTAGAAAAAGCAGCGGTTCACTGTGA
- a CDS encoding macro domain-containing protein encodes MIKLSEGNLLEAKAEALVNTVNCVGIMGKGIALQFKQAYPKNFEEYAKACKIGQIRIGRMFVHKRNEMFYPKYIINFPTKRHWKGGSRIEDIELGLKDLTKKVIELKIKSIAIPPLGSGLGGLNWRDVKKRINEAFEDIPNVEILLYEPKGAPKADEIRISTSRPSMTKGRALLIRLLEVYKSQGYRHTLLEIQKLMYFLQKAGEDLKLRFMRKKYGPYAENLHHVLQRIDGHFIRGYGDRSGGSEIYLLQGAVEEARSSLEEDKEAKERLEAVARLIRGFETPYGMELLSTVHWIAIEYPEAAKDPEIAVRKIQDWSSRKKLKMKPQHIKKAWERLKEEKWLSAA; translated from the coding sequence ATGATTAAGCTATCGGAAGGAAATTTATTGGAAGCAAAGGCCGAGGCGTTGGTCAACACCGTCAATTGCGTAGGAATCATGGGGAAGGGTATTGCCCTTCAGTTCAAACAGGCATACCCGAAGAATTTCGAGGAATATGCCAAAGCCTGTAAAATAGGACAGATACGAATTGGTCGCATGTTTGTGCATAAAAGAAATGAAATGTTTTATCCTAAATATATAATCAATTTTCCGACCAAGAGACATTGGAAAGGCGGGTCACGGATTGAGGATATTGAGTTAGGCCTCAAAGATTTAACAAAAAAGGTAATAGAGCTGAAAATAAAGTCGATTGCGATTCCGCCGTTGGGATCAGGATTAGGGGGGTTGAACTGGCGGGATGTAAAAAAACGAATTAATGAAGCTTTTGAAGATATTCCCAATGTTGAAATCCTTCTGTATGAACCAAAAGGTGCACCAAAAGCTGATGAAATCCGAATCTCGACCTCAAGGCCAAGCATGACTAAGGGAAGGGCTTTATTAATCAGGTTGTTAGAAGTTTATAAAAGTCAGGGATATCGCCACACATTGTTAGAAATTCAGAAATTAATGTATTTCTTGCAGAAAGCAGGGGAAGATCTCAAACTCCGCTTTATGCGAAAAAAATATGGACCTTACGCCGAGAACCTTCATCACGTATTACAAAGAATTGATGGACACTTCATAAGGGGTTATGGCGATAGGAGCGGCGGTTCCGAGATATACCTCCTACAGGGAGCCGTTGAAGAAGCAAGATCGTCTCTTGAAGAAGATAAAGAGGCTAAAGAACGGCTCGAAGCTGTTGCCCGACTCATAAGAGGTTTTGAAACACCTTACGGCATGGAGCTTCTTTCTACAGTGCATTGGATTGCTATTGAATATCCTGAAGCTGCAAAAGATCCAGAAATAGCCGTAAGGAAAATCCAGGACTGGAGTTCCAGAAAAAAGCTTAAAATGAAACCTCAACATATCAAAAAAGCATGGGAAAGATTGAAAGAGGAAAAGTGGCTCAGTGCGGCCTAA
- a CDS encoding Ldh family oxidoreductase: protein MTEQEQKRIYPAKRLEDFGASAFAAMGLPPTDAALCAVRMIDADLRGVDTHGIFRLNHYSQRIKAGGINLNPNIHTVRENAVTALVDGDNGMGHLVVNFATELAIQKAQASGLAWVGTFNGNHAGAGAVYSSMPVAHDMVGMYMTVANANHMAPWGGIELILGTNPISFAIPAGSEPPIVLDIATTMTSYGKVKLAAQKGESIPLGWMIDRKGQPLTDPRRSSEGMLLPIGDYKGYGLNVIIGMLAGVLNGAAFGRNVVDFNKDVASRNNSGHMIMAMRVDNFQPVDAFKQEMDRVIREIRESKRMEGVDRIWLPGEIEHYQIHERLEKGIPLAPIVVSNLRQLAAELKLSDQLV from the coding sequence ATGACGGAACAGGAACAGAAACGGATTTACCCGGCAAAACGGCTGGAGGATTTCGGCGCAAGCGCCTTTGCGGCCATGGGGCTTCCCCCGACCGATGCGGCTCTTTGCGCCGTCCGAATGATTGATGCAGACCTGCGCGGCGTGGATACGCACGGCATCTTCCGCCTGAACCATTACAGTCAGCGGATCAAGGCGGGAGGAATCAACCTCAACCCGAATATTCATACCGTCCGGGAAAACGCGGTAACCGCACTCGTGGACGGAGACAACGGGATGGGCCACCTGGTGGTGAACTTTGCGACAGAGCTTGCGATCCAAAAAGCCCAGGCATCGGGACTGGCATGGGTCGGCACTTTCAACGGCAATCATGCCGGGGCCGGCGCTGTCTATTCCTCGATGCCGGTTGCCCATGACATGGTCGGCATGTACATGACCGTAGCCAACGCCAACCACATGGCGCCCTGGGGGGGCATCGAGCTGATTCTCGGCACCAATCCCATCTCCTTTGCCATTCCCGCCGGAAGCGAACCCCCCATCGTCCTTGACATCGCAACAACGATGACCTCCTACGGCAAGGTAAAACTGGCGGCCCAGAAGGGAGAATCGATCCCGCTCGGGTGGATGATCGACCGGAAAGGTCAGCCGCTCACGGACCCCCGACGGTCGTCGGAAGGAATGCTGCTGCCGATCGGAGATTACAAGGGATACGGTTTGAATGTCATCATCGGGATGCTGGCCGGAGTGCTCAACGGGGCGGCCTTCGGGCGGAACGTCGTCGACTTCAACAAGGACGTCGCCAGCAGAAACAACAGCGGTCATATGATCATGGCGATGCGCGTGGACAATTTCCAGCCTGTTGACGCCTTCAAACAGGAGATGGACCGGGTGATCAGGGAAATCAGGGAATCCAAACGCATGGAGGGGGTCGACCGCATCTGGCTGCCAGGCGAGATCGAGCATTACCAAATTCACGAACGGCTGGAAAAAGGCATTCCCCTTGCACCGATTGTCGTATCCAATCTCCGGCAGCTTGCCGCCGAGTTGAAACTCTCGGATCAACTGGTGTAA
- a CDS encoding ImmA/IrrE family metallo-endopeptidase, whose amino-acid sequence MISRLIKTEKDYNLALNRIEQLMDATSGSPEADELELLTALVEMYEDQHFPMDLPDPVEAIKFRMEQLGLKQQDLVPFMGSRSKVSEVLNRKKPLTLSMMRGLNKGLDIPAEVLLREPGAVFPEGFSDLEWSRFPVVEMAKRKWIPEIDGCTDKNEELMRGFISRAGGIEAVAGACLRQGFSARMNAKADKYAVSAWCLRVLEKATARPLEQKYDKGVLSSSALREIAKLSYFSNGPLLAREYLEKQGIHVIVVSHLSKTYLDGAAMLLPDGSPVVGLTLRYDRLDNFWFCLLHELAHIIKHLSKNKQIIVDDLDLRKHEHAAADPVEQEADELASASLIPPKYWEKINTRPIPSAEKVKALAESLKIHPAIIAGRIRYELNNFRILSQLVGHGKARMLFETNG is encoded by the coding sequence ATGATCAGCCGACTCATTAAAACAGAAAAAGATTACAACCTTGCATTAAACCGTATCGAGCAGCTTATGGATGCAACATCCGGCTCCCCGGAAGCGGATGAACTTGAGCTGTTGACTGCCCTTGTGGAAATGTATGAGGATCAACACTTCCCCATGGATTTGCCTGATCCTGTTGAAGCCATCAAATTCAGGATGGAGCAGCTCGGGCTGAAACAGCAGGACCTGGTCCCCTTTATGGGAAGTCGCAGCAAGGTATCCGAAGTTCTGAACCGCAAGAAACCTCTGACGCTATCCATGATGCGGGGACTTAATAAGGGATTGGATATTCCGGCAGAGGTGCTTCTGCGGGAGCCGGGGGCGGTTTTCCCTGAAGGATTCTCTGATTTAGAGTGGTCCCGATTTCCGGTAGTGGAAATGGCCAAACGGAAATGGATTCCCGAAATCGATGGTTGTACGGATAAGAATGAGGAGTTGATGCGCGGTTTTATCAGCCGGGCAGGTGGTATTGAAGCTGTTGCCGGCGCCTGTTTGCGACAGGGATTTAGCGCCCGCATGAACGCCAAGGCGGACAAATATGCCGTTTCAGCCTGGTGTTTAAGGGTGCTGGAAAAGGCAACTGCGAGGCCGCTGGAACAAAAATACGATAAGGGGGTCTTAAGTTCCTCAGCACTTAGGGAGATTGCAAAATTGAGCTATTTCAGCAATGGTCCCCTTTTGGCCCGTGAATATCTGGAGAAACAAGGTATTCATGTAATCGTTGTCTCTCATTTGTCCAAAACCTATCTGGATGGCGCGGCCATGCTTTTGCCGGACGGCTCCCCTGTGGTAGGCCTTACCTTGCGCTACGACCGTCTTGACAATTTCTGGTTTTGTCTTTTGCACGAACTTGCTCACATTATTAAGCATCTTTCAAAAAACAAACAAATTATCGTTGACGATCTTGATCTGCGTAAACATGAGCATGCGGCCGCCGATCCTGTTGAACAAGAGGCCGATGAACTGGCCTCCGCTTCTCTGATACCGCCAAAGTATTGGGAAAAAATAAACACGCGCCCGATTCCTTCCGCCGAAAAAGTAAAAGCCCTGGCAGAAAGTCTTAAAATTCATCCGGCCATTATAGCCGGTCGAATACGATATGAATTGAATAACTTTCGGATTCTTTCACAACTTGTCGGGCATGGAAAAGCGAGGATGCTTTTTGAAACGAATGGGTAG
- a CDS encoding ABC transporter ATP-binding protein, translating into MLELKNVETFYGNIQALKGINIDISEGEIIALIGANGAGKSTTLMSICGIVPPRFGEILFRGAPIHGLPPNKIVSLGICQVPEGRRIFPYLTVLENLDMGAFLRKDREEIKRDLDYIFELFPILAERRHQAGGTLSGGEQQMLAISRALMAKPRLLLLDEPSLGLAPLVVKRIFDIIKKINSENRTTIFLVEQNANLALKVAHRGYVMETGRITLTDSAANLLSNESVKKAYLGI; encoded by the coding sequence ATGCTTGAACTGAAGAATGTCGAAACTTTCTACGGCAATATTCAGGCTTTGAAAGGGATCAACATCGACATTTCCGAGGGTGAAATCATCGCCCTGATCGGCGCCAACGGCGCCGGAAAATCAACGACGCTCATGTCCATCTGCGGCATTGTCCCGCCCCGTTTCGGCGAAATCCTGTTTAGGGGTGCTCCCATTCATGGCCTGCCCCCCAACAAAATCGTATCCCTCGGCATCTGCCAGGTGCCGGAAGGCCGCCGGATATTCCCTTATCTGACCGTTTTGGAAAATCTGGATATGGGCGCTTTTTTGCGAAAGGACCGGGAGGAAATAAAAAGGGACCTGGATTATATTTTTGAACTGTTTCCCATCCTGGCGGAACGGCGGCATCAGGCCGGCGGAACCCTCAGCGGGGGTGAGCAGCAGATGCTGGCCATCTCCCGGGCACTGATGGCCAAGCCGCGGCTGCTCTTGCTGGATGAGCCCTCCTTAGGACTGGCGCCCCTGGTGGTCAAACGCATATTCGACATCATCAAAAAAATAAACAGCGAAAACAGGACCACCATTTTCCTGGTGGAACAAAACGCGAACCTGGCCCTAAAGGTCGCCCACCGCGGCTATGTCATGGAAACCGGCCGGATCACCCTGACCGATTCCGCCGCCAATCTGCTCTCCAATGAATCCGTTAAAAAGGCGTATCTGGGAATTTAA
- a CDS encoding DUF4433 domain-containing protein, translated as MATDPTLIYHITHKDNLGRILSNGGLVAQSQISKADLTYCNIAHNSIQDRRSQKSVPCGPGGCLHDYVPFYFAPRSPMLYAIRMGNVTDCTAGQSDIVYLVSSAQRVKAAGIEFVFADGHGIMAFSEFFDDLKDLDAVDWDIMSETYWTDTLEDPDRKRRRQAEFLVCQRFPWTLIEEIAVMDSHVESEVETIILRASHKPPVIIRPAWYY; from the coding sequence ATGGCAACCGACCCCACTTTGATATATCATATAACCCATAAGGATAACCTTGGAAGGATTCTTTCAAATGGAGGACTGGTTGCGCAAAGCCAAATCAGCAAAGCAGATTTAACTTATTGTAATATTGCTCATAATTCCATCCAAGACCGGCGTTCTCAAAAATCAGTCCCATGTGGTCCAGGGGGATGCCTTCATGATTATGTGCCTTTTTATTTTGCCCCAAGATCACCGATGCTTTATGCGATCAGAATGGGGAATGTAACTGACTGCACAGCAGGTCAATCCGATATCGTATATTTAGTTTCAAGCGCCCAAAGAGTGAAAGCTGCGGGCATAGAATTCGTTTTTGCAGACGGCCACGGTATCATGGCTTTCTCAGAATTTTTTGATGATTTGAAAGACCTCGATGCAGTTGATTGGGATATTATGAGTGAAACATATTGGACAGACACATTAGAAGATCCTGACCGAAAAAGAAGAAGGCAGGCTGAATTTCTGGTTTGCCAAAGATTCCCATGGACCCTAATTGAAGAGATTGCTGTTATGGACAGCCATGTTGAATCAGAAGTAGAGACTATAATTTTAAGGGCTTCCCACAAACCTCCCGTAATTATTAGACCAGCTTGGTATTATTAA
- a CDS encoding type II toxin-antitoxin system HigB family toxin, giving the protein MHIISRKKLKEFCERPDGRDAEAPLDAWWYEVKRANWESPSDIKDKYRSASILKDNRVVFNIGGNKYRLVVKINYSTKAVFVRFVGTHKEYDRIDAEVI; this is encoded by the coding sequence ATGCACATCATATCCCGGAAAAAATTAAAGGAATTTTGCGAAAGACCGGACGGCAGGGATGCCGAAGCTCCTCTGGATGCATGGTGGTACGAAGTGAAAAGGGCAAACTGGGAATCACCATCAGATATCAAAGATAAATACCGGTCGGCAAGCATCCTGAAAGACAACCGGGTGGTATTTAATATCGGAGGCAATAAATATCGATTGGTCGTCAAAATCAACTATTCCACCAAAGCGGTATTTGTCCGTTTTGTGGGGACACACAAAGAATATGACCGGATCGATGCGGAGGTGATCTGA